One genomic window of Lepeophtheirus salmonis chromosome 5, UVic_Lsal_1.4, whole genome shotgun sequence includes the following:
- the LOC121118067 gene encoding N-lysine methyltransferase SMYD2, whose translation MVYKKGDEIMRCSPFSYVVKENYRDKVCDFCFSCVETKTWKCSRCCQIYYCGRECQRSSWMEIHKHECKYLYRLDSKDPPQNLLFIVRILCKLKYNGGYSKEVSMPNGGYRRFDDVAYFKDNILLDPEWKNTFFEYFSIIKTKLGGVLETNESEVLNIFTKILTNSVFMFNEKLLNFGTCISLEFSVRNHSFTPNAFYLWIGRKFVVKALCDIANFDDVRVAYKGNLGSLRQEWLQNQHIFDCNCDECTNDPFNRKDVELTCPYCPKYKHLLDGTKCTNCKKEVDSFRYYQLKERLNRLECEMLKERLAYFLKKLKFFHSFD comes from the exons ATGGTGTATAAAAAAGGGGACGAAATTATGAGATGTTCTCCCTTCTCATATGTTGTTAAAGAGAATTATCGTGATAAAGTATGCGACTTTTGCTTTTCATGTGTAGAAACAAAAACTTGGAAATGTTCAAGATGTTgccaaatatattattgtgGAAGAGAATGTCAAAGATCCTCTTGGATGGAAATTCATAAACACGAATGCAAATACTTGTATAGGCTAGATTCAAAAGACCCTccacaaaatttactttttattgttcGAATACTCTGTAAGCTTAAATATAATGGTGGATATTCAAAGGAag tttctatGCCCAATGGGGGTTATAGAAGATTTGATGACGTAGCGTATTTCAAGGATAATATTCTATTGGATCCCGAGTGGAAGAAcacattttttgagtatttctctataataaaaactaagcTTGGTGGAGTATTGGAAACTAATGAATCTGAAGTACTCAATATATTTAcgaaaatattaacaaattccGTCTTTATGTTTAATGAAAAGCTTTTAAACTTTGGGACATGTATATCATTAGAATTTTCTGTCCGAAATCACTCATTTACACCAAATGCATTCTATTTGTGGATTGGTCGTAAGTTTGTTGTTAAAGCTCTGTGTGATATTGCTAATTTCGATGATGTAAGAGTAGCTTATAAGGGAAACCTTGGGAGTCTTAGGCAAGAATGGCTGcaaaatcaacatatttttgattgtaaCTGCGATGAATGCACCAACGATCCCTTTAATCGTAAGGATGTGGAATTAACATGCCCTTACTGTCCcaaatacaaacatttattgGATGGTACTAAATGCACGAACTGTAAAAAG GAAGTAGATTCGTTTCGATattaccaattaaaagaacGTTTAAACAGGCTAGAATGCGAAATGTTAAAGGAAAGacttgcttattttttaaagaagttgaAGTTTTTTCATTCCTTCGATTAA